The Dama dama isolate Ldn47 chromosome 28, ASM3311817v1, whole genome shotgun sequence genome has a window encoding:
- the TENT5A gene encoding terminal nucleotidyltransferase 5A isoform X2 produces the protein MAEGEGYFAMAEDELAGGPYIPLGGDLSGGDCGGGGGGGFAGHCLEYCESPTAHCNVLNWEQVQRLDGILSETIPIHGRGNFPTLELQPSLIVKVVRRRLAEKRIGVRDVRLNGSAASHVLHQDSGLGYKDLDLIFCADLRGEEEFQTVKDVVLDCLLDFLPEGVNKEKITPLTLKEAYVQKMVKVCNDSDRWSLISLSNNSGKNVELKFVDSLRRQFEFSVDSFQIKLDSLLLFYECSENPMTETFHPTIIGESVYGDFHEAFDHLCNKIIATRNPEEIRGGGLLKYCNLLVRGFRPASDEIKTLQRYMCSRFFIDFSDIGEQQRKLESYLQNHFVGLEDRKYDYLMTLHGVVNESTVCLMGHERRQTLNLITMLAIRVLADQNVIPNVANVTCYYQPAPYVADANFSNYYIAQVQPVFTCQQQTYSTWLPCN, from the exons ATGGCGGAAGGCGAAGGGTACTTTGCCATGGCCGAGGACGAGCTGGCCGGCGGCCCCTACATCCCCCTGGGCGGCGATCTGAGCGGCGGCgactgcggcggcggcggcggcggcgggttcGCCGGGCATTGCTTGGAATACTGCGAAAGCCCCACGGCGCACTGCAACGTGCTGAACTGGGAGCAAGTGCAGCGGCTGGATGGCATCCTGAGCGAGACCATCCCAATCCACGGGCGCGGCAACTTCCCCACGCTCGAGCTGCAGCCCAGCCTGATCGTGAAAGTGGTGCGGCGGCGGCTGGCCGAGAAGCGCATTGGCGTCCGCGACGTGCGCCTCAACGGCTCGGCCGCCAGCCACGTCCTGCACCAGGACAGCGGCCTGGGTTACAAAGACCTGGACCTCATCTTCTGCGCCGACCTGCGCGGGGAAGAGGAGTTTCAGACTGTGAAGGACGTCGTGCTGGACTGCCTGTTGGACTTCTTACCCGAAGGGGTGAACAAGGAGAAGATCACACCACTCACGCTCAAG GAAGCTTATGTGCAGAAAATGGTTAAAGTGTGCAATGACTCTGACCGATGGAGTCTTATATCCCTGTCAAACAACAGTGGCAAAAATGTGGAACTGAAATTTGTGGATTCCCTCCGGAGGCAGTTTGAATTTAGTGTAGATTCTTTTCAAATCAAATTAGACTCTCTTCTCCTCTTTTACGAATGTTCAGAGAACCCGATGACTGAAACGTTTCACCCCACAATAATTGGGGAGAGCGTCTATGGCGATTTCCATGAAGCCTTTGATCACCTTTGTAACAAGATCATTGCCACGCGGAACCCAGAGGAAATCAGAGGGGGAGGCCTGCTAAAGTACTGCAACCTCTTAGTGAGGGGCTTTAGGCCCGCCTCTGATGAGATCAAGACCCTTCAGAGGTATATGTGTTCCAGGTTTTTCATCGACTTCTCAGACATTGGAGAGCAGCAGAGAAAACTGGAGTCCTATTTGCAGAACCACTTCGTGGGCTTGGAAGACCGCAAGTATGACTATCTCATGACCCTTCATGGAGTGGTGAATGAGAGTACCGTGTGTCTGATGGGACATGAAAGAAGACAGACTTTAAACCTGATCACAATGCTGGCTATCCGGGTGCTAGCTGACCAGAATGTCATCCCTAACGTGGCCAATGTCACTTGCTATTACCAGCCGGCTCCCTATGTAGCAGATGCCAACTTTAGCAATTACTATATTGCACAGGTCCAGCCAGTGTTCACATGCCAGCAACAGACATACTCCACTTGGCTACCCTGCAATTAA
- the TENT5A gene encoding terminal nucleotidyltransferase 5A isoform X1 produces MHQRYFWTDQGQVAFGGHFMAEGEGYFAMAEDELAGGPYIPLGGDLSGGDCGGGGGGGFAGHCLEYCESPTAHCNVLNWEQVQRLDGILSETIPIHGRGNFPTLELQPSLIVKVVRRRLAEKRIGVRDVRLNGSAASHVLHQDSGLGYKDLDLIFCADLRGEEEFQTVKDVVLDCLLDFLPEGVNKEKITPLTLKEAYVQKMVKVCNDSDRWSLISLSNNSGKNVELKFVDSLRRQFEFSVDSFQIKLDSLLLFYECSENPMTETFHPTIIGESVYGDFHEAFDHLCNKIIATRNPEEIRGGGLLKYCNLLVRGFRPASDEIKTLQRYMCSRFFIDFSDIGEQQRKLESYLQNHFVGLEDRKYDYLMTLHGVVNESTVCLMGHERRQTLNLITMLAIRVLADQNVIPNVANVTCYYQPAPYVADANFSNYYIAQVQPVFTCQQQTYSTWLPCN; encoded by the exons ATGCATCAGAGATACTTTTG GACCGACCAGGGCCAAGTGGCGTTCGGCGGGCACTTCATGGCGGAAGGCGAAGGGTACTTTGCCATGGCCGAGGACGAGCTGGCCGGCGGCCCCTACATCCCCCTGGGCGGCGATCTGAGCGGCGGCgactgcggcggcggcggcggcggcgggttcGCCGGGCATTGCTTGGAATACTGCGAAAGCCCCACGGCGCACTGCAACGTGCTGAACTGGGAGCAAGTGCAGCGGCTGGATGGCATCCTGAGCGAGACCATCCCAATCCACGGGCGCGGCAACTTCCCCACGCTCGAGCTGCAGCCCAGCCTGATCGTGAAAGTGGTGCGGCGGCGGCTGGCCGAGAAGCGCATTGGCGTCCGCGACGTGCGCCTCAACGGCTCGGCCGCCAGCCACGTCCTGCACCAGGACAGCGGCCTGGGTTACAAAGACCTGGACCTCATCTTCTGCGCCGACCTGCGCGGGGAAGAGGAGTTTCAGACTGTGAAGGACGTCGTGCTGGACTGCCTGTTGGACTTCTTACCCGAAGGGGTGAACAAGGAGAAGATCACACCACTCACGCTCAAG GAAGCTTATGTGCAGAAAATGGTTAAAGTGTGCAATGACTCTGACCGATGGAGTCTTATATCCCTGTCAAACAACAGTGGCAAAAATGTGGAACTGAAATTTGTGGATTCCCTCCGGAGGCAGTTTGAATTTAGTGTAGATTCTTTTCAAATCAAATTAGACTCTCTTCTCCTCTTTTACGAATGTTCAGAGAACCCGATGACTGAAACGTTTCACCCCACAATAATTGGGGAGAGCGTCTATGGCGATTTCCATGAAGCCTTTGATCACCTTTGTAACAAGATCATTGCCACGCGGAACCCAGAGGAAATCAGAGGGGGAGGCCTGCTAAAGTACTGCAACCTCTTAGTGAGGGGCTTTAGGCCCGCCTCTGATGAGATCAAGACCCTTCAGAGGTATATGTGTTCCAGGTTTTTCATCGACTTCTCAGACATTGGAGAGCAGCAGAGAAAACTGGAGTCCTATTTGCAGAACCACTTCGTGGGCTTGGAAGACCGCAAGTATGACTATCTCATGACCCTTCATGGAGTGGTGAATGAGAGTACCGTGTGTCTGATGGGACATGAAAGAAGACAGACTTTAAACCTGATCACAATGCTGGCTATCCGGGTGCTAGCTGACCAGAATGTCATCCCTAACGTGGCCAATGTCACTTGCTATTACCAGCCGGCTCCCTATGTAGCAGATGCCAACTTTAGCAATTACTATATTGCACAGGTCCAGCCAGTGTTCACATGCCAGCAACAGACATACTCCACTTGGCTACCCTGCAATTAA